The Nicotiana tomentosiformis chromosome 2, ASM39032v3, whole genome shotgun sequence genome includes the window ATAAGATTCTTCGACTCCCACTGCAGCACGTATCTGAAGAAATTGAGAAATGTAAGAGTGGTTTCTGCTTAATAAGCCTTCACTGACAGATACGGGAACTATCAAAACAAACTAGTCAATAATTTATGTTGACCTAGGTGAATGAAATCATCTACCCAAATGGAGATCAaccaacaaaaaaagaaaagaagatacTTTTTACCTCTCAGAGTTATCATATTGTCCTTCCCAAGGTCTTACAAAATCTTCCTCCTTAAAAACAAGTCCTGAGATCAAAACCTCAACTCCCAGCCGCTGATGCCAAAAGTGCAAAGTGAGAACAAACATAGGTGAGCTCCTGTGGCCCATGACTAAAACTAAAGATTATGACAACTATGAGAATAAAGATGAAAGAACTCGAAGAGACACAATACAGACTGCAATGCCCACCTACTAACTGAAATAAGGAATGCAGACAGGAGTCACAAGACAATTTCAAGTAGTACAAAAGAGAGCTAATTACTTACACCCTGGTTATGGTTTTCTCCTATAGCCTTGAACTCAAATTCATCAACATCTCCAGTTCTCCTGGCCATTTTACTTCCTGTAAGTCCAGCTCCAGCAGCTGGGTAAGCAAAAATATCAGGACTACCCTTAGTAGCTGGAGCATAATTTCAAGATGTTCAGTCTCCACAAATCAATCTAAGCCTTTGGCTACCTGAGAAGTGCAAAAGCACTATTTTTGAGGTAAGAATAGTAGGGTGGATGATTTAGCTCATctttattattttgtgtgtatGAGCTGCTGAGTGAATCTGCTTCTAGCACCAttgttttgtaacttttgttattTCTTTGGTACTATTCTTATTAAATTACCTTACCTTatcaaagaaaaagagaagtgCAAAACCACAAGCGGTGCTCATACCAAAAAGGTGAATGGTGATGCAACAAGATATCTTATGAAATATGTGTTTACCCCCGAATGATGCGGCTACTGCAACAGACCCGGCAACACTTCCTGCAGCACTAGCAACAGCAGCAAACCCACTTGCTCCAATCACAGGAACAAGGGCTCCCAAGGTAGGGGCTAAAGCACCAAAGCCTGCAGCTATTGCCGGAGCAGCTAAACCTGTTTACGAACAAAACGAAGGCAAGGAAATCATACTATATTTCATCTCCTATGAGGGTTCTCCACAGATTACATTCCAACTCCTTTAAGAATCTAAAGAAGACTGAAAGGAGAAACAATTTGATTCCTGTAAGGCTTGTCAGGTCATGCCTGCACTTGCTAAAACATAGGAAACATGAAGATGCTAAACCTATTTAAGAGTAAATGAAGACTAAAAGAACAGAGAAATCTGTTTCACTTTCCTAAGAGGTTAATCATGTCAGGACACTAAGAAAGTCAGGGATGCCATACCACCAGTAACTGCCAACAAGGTTCCTCCAGTTACCGCCGCCGCACCTATTATACCTCTTCGTTTCCACTTAGCCCATGAGCTTTTAGGAGATCGGCTTTGTTCCTTTGATTCTTCCTCTTTCAGCAAAGCCATTGCAGAACAAGCAACTGTGGTTTCGATGGCTTCCTGCAGCAGATAATTTCTTTTTCACTGTCTGTACAAGTTTAAGGAGGTTCATGCTTTAAGTTACTATAGCCTTGAGCGAGGTGCAAAATTCTGCATCATTACAATAAGCTCCTTTCATATGAAGTAGATGTTTTACTAGTCTAGAAGAAAAAAGATTGCTAGATTAAATACAGAAAAAAAGCATGTCTTTGCTTGTGCAGTCATATCAttgtaaagaaaaagaaaattcgaCATCAAAAAGTGGAACTGGCAGTTATTTAATCTCAATTATTCTTATTTTTCTAATGATAATGACTGCTCTGACAAAAAAAAAGTGGAATATACTTCAAAAAAATACAACTGTGGCAAAAACAGAAAACCTCCTCTGAATTAACTTGTAACCAATGATTTTCTAGAAACATACTTCAAAAAGATGAGAAGagcacttaattatttaaaagTGTCAGTGTTCTACTAACTAGATGCCGCTCATGCCGTGATTGGAGGTGGACTTATCATCCACAGAAAAACAACATGGTTGCAATAGCCTTTTTAAGATGATCATCACTTCTGTTGGATAATTTTAAATGACACAAAGCTAAATGATAGAACCCTTCCAAACTTTCGCGGCATATGCGAGAATATTAGAATTATCAAAGATATCCTGTCGACGAATTAACCAGAGCTTAGACTGAAGATTTGCCAATTCTGTAATATTTCCACTTTTAAGAATTTCTTACTGTTGGACATGAGATGATAGGAAGAACGTAAAGAATGGTCATCAATAGTATTATAtttattagaataaagagcattcattaattcatggtctaattgttcaccgggtgcaatattatggcaaaattgctTCTTGTAGAAAATCGTGTCTTTTGTAAGGCTCTCTATATGATATACATCTTGTATGCGGAGTTTCTCCCATTATAAATTCATTAACTTTATTAAAGGAAAAAGTGGAATGGCTATACCCGTCAAAAGTAGAAGCATCCTGAACCTTCAAGTTTCTTTGGGAAGCATAACTTATTGAGTTCACATTACTAATTTGGGGCTCTTACATTATCTCTTTGTTGGGAGGATTTTCCATTTGACCTTTCTCCTAGTCTGGGGATGAGTATTGTATTCAAATTGGTGCATAAAGAAAGAATTTATTCATTTTCTAGTAAAAAGTTGAACATTTTGATTCTTCCTGTGTCACATCGAGCATGTATGGAATAGGATATCCAGTGGTTAAAAGAAAAAGCTCCAGTACAGACAACGGCGAGAAAATACATGATTGAACGAGAACATTGCAGAAATTACATATGATGTAGATGCAGGAAGATACCACTTTGATCCATTTGATATCAAACCATGTTGCCAGCAACCGCAAAGCCACGCGATGCCGTGCATCATAACCCCTCCTCCTTCGTGTATATTTTTTACTCTCTTCAGGTGTTTGTGCAAGACAAGCTGAGAAAAGTTGATAAAGAACAGTGAGTTTCCTAGAGTATTCAAGCGTCGATGCCTCCTCCACTGGTTTTTCATCAACTCCACCAACTGACTCTAAATGCACCTGCTCAATGCTAGATGGCTTCTTGCTTTTCTCTTGGTAATTTTCAATATTTGTAGTATTTTCCACTCCGGACCTGGATTGCATATCAGCAACAGATAATTTCTCCCGACACTCATGTTCATATTCTTCCCGCTTCTCCTGCTTGGACACATTATCCAAAGTTTTTTCCATGCTTGATGTCATAGCATCTATTGCTTTTGCAAGATCAAGTTCCTTCTCTGCTGCTTCTGAAAAAGTATCACCACCTTCTTCAGAGACAGAGAGCGACCTTAGAAACTGTTGAACTGATGTAATATCAGTCATTATGCCATCAAGCAAGTAACAACAAATGGCATAAATTTATACAGGCTGAGTCTATTTGTAGAAgatattaaaaagaaaagaactgTTTTCCCTTCCGCTAGAAGAATTTATCAACAAAAGCTACAAAGTCCTGTCTGAAAAATAGTAGAGTTTGGTGTGCTTGTTATGGCGATGAAATCATTTTCCAGTGTTTAGTAACCGTAAATAGTTGAAAATGTTTTTCCAAAAGAAAGGaaatcattttctttataaatatGTTAATTCTTATGTCATGTAGCATGCTTCAATCAACAAGTAGACATCCTTGTCACCTTTAATTTTTTAACATAACGAAAACACAGTCATGATACCTATCTTCCATTTTATACTATTACCATATATCACATACTTTTAGACCTAATCAACACTGAAAAATGATTCCCAAATAGACGATTTAATTTAATGCCACTTATAAGTAAACATCTCTAATGATCATCAACATAAGCACAATGCTAATTAGAAAACTAACCGCTCCCACGTGATGCTTTGGTGATGAAGACCCAGCAGTTTCTTCTAGTCCAGGCCATGCTTTTTTATCAATCTCTAGAAATCTGCTCaccacaaaaattcaaaatacaaCTTGAATAAATTAGTGTCTATTGAATGCTAATTAAAATAAAACACGGCTTAATCGAAATCGAAAATTAGAGGTATAAGAAAGCAGAAGGAATTAACTGGAAAAGTGGGCGAAGGAGGCCGCATGATTCGTTAACCCAAAGTTGAGGACCTTCGGAGACGGAATCACTACTGCTGCTATTGCTAATGCGATCGTCCTCGTCGGACGGAAAACCCAACGGACTAGTTTGGTGGATCTGGGCCTGGTGAAGGGCTAGCCCGAACAGAGCTCCCGCTGCGTACCTTTGCATTGGCGTCAATGTCGAAGACGACATCGTCGTTGTTTGAACAACAAACGAGTTTCAACTTCCTTGTGAGTGATGAGTATAGCGTTCCACTGATCAAATGGAAATTTATGGAAAACTATACGGTATCTCGGGCGTTCAACTTACAAAGCTCTATTTCGTTAATGCGGTGAAGTATGACGTCGGACATGTGATTGCCACCTTTATTTATAGTCGACTTTAAGCCGGCAacatttgttctttttttttaaaaaaactttttcTTATGAATGAGAGGAAACAGAAGGTAAACAAAGAACTTTCTTTGGTGGAATTTAACGGTAGTATCTAATAATGCAGTTAAGCAAGAGTCAAAATTGTTAATAATTAGACTGCAATTCTAATGTCACCTATACAGATACTGTACTTGTTACAGTAAGTTCTAAACTGACTTAGCATCTTACTGTTACCAAAAATAATACTCCATCCGTTTTTGCACCTATTAAATTAGGTacggaatttttttaaaaaaaagaaattttaaaacAAGTTACATATATTTTGTATAGCTATAAAagttaaattgttttcaaatatggAAAGAGGTCATTCATTTTAGCacggactaaaaaagaaataagtttcgtataaattgaaacggagttAAGTACATATGGCACTGAGTTATTTCGCGTACCAAATACTAGTTCCGCAATGTTATATTTAATAGAAATATTTTCCATTGAACTGCCTTCGGTGGACAAGTACAGGAGTTATGGGTGGCAAAGCACACGAGCTAAGAAGGTCAAATGTTAAACGCAACAGGTAATAATTTTAGAGGACTAACCGAGACAATCCACGCTCTGTAATATCAATTAACCAGTTCTTATCTGAGAAAGAAAGGAGATTTGCAAGTTTACGCATTCATTTTTTTGTAATCTCAAATTAGTCCGCAACTCCAAACAATTCTTCTGAAAACAGAAACTCGCGCTTCTGGATGTAAACATAAAATACAAGGTTATAACTTATAAGATCACCACTGCAGCTTCTACAAATGGCCGATAGTCTTCCTTATCAAAAATAACATGTTGAAATGTATACAAATATAAGTAGTATTCTATTTAGGTCTGCACGTAAATTTCACCTACTTAACACACTGGTCCGGAAGAAAAAAATTGCATTCTGCCATTTTTAACTGAAACTTTTCAGTTAAATTATACTAACGTTTTAGCTACATGTCAATTTCTTAAAAGAATTTCTGATTATACAAAAAGAAAGCAATTGCCTTCAGTTTACACCTTCACGGGTGTAGATAGTCACAAGACGACCCCTTCTTGCAACGCCCACTCTCATAAAATTTACAAATTCGCTGTCCTTTGGGAGGAGGCCTAGAGTATCCTCCACCACCATATGGCTGCTGTCTGTTCCAAGATGACCTGCCCCTACCAAATCCCGACTCTCCTCCTTGAAGAGCCCACTCTCTTGGACCACCAGACCTTTCCCCTGCATACCTACGCTGGCTATCCCACACTGCATTCCCAGTGAAAGGGGCGCCTCGATTCATATGTGAATTTCCCCATGCAGCTCCCATGCTGCTGTTAAAACCAACATTTGCATATCCCTGAACTGGTCCACCCCATATCGGGTTTCCAGGTGCTGCCCCACGGCCACTGGTCATACCTTCCAACCCTGTATTCCGACCCATAGCAGAAAATGCAGTAGTTTGACTAATGGTACAAGGTATATTGGACCCAGCGTCTCCCTGGGAAAACAAAACATCAGCGGACTTGGTTTCTCCTTCACTACTCGTAGATGAATTTCCACCAGACCTCCTTAATGGATCAAATGCATCAGCTCGAGATGCCCCAACTGTTTCATCCGTCACAGTAGATTGACAAGGTAATTGTAGATCTCCGGTGGAGCTCAAGGCATCACTTCTTACAGGATCATGGGTAGGACTCAGCTCCTCAATCGGGCTAAAACAGTCATTTCTGCAACCAGGTATCATCTCCTCACCGCACCTCATGGCAGAAGTAGGGGAACCCATATTATTTTGATTTTGAGACTCCATGGCGTCAACTTCAGCCAACAGGTCTGACACTGATTCCTCAGCCAAAGTGCTGAACTCTATAGGCTCGCCAAAAAAGTTTGACACTGTATGAGATGGGGAAGTATGATTAAGTTGGCCGGCATTTGAAGTAGGCGTTGCAACATGATCACCCACTGCTTCAGCTGGTTTTGCTGAGGAAACGGAGACAAGACCAGAATCCCATTCTTCAGTAGATGGTTTTGCAGTAAGTTGGTCCGCATTTGAAGTAGGTGAGGCAACATGATTACCTACTGCTTCAGCCGGTTTCAGTGACGAAGAAGAAACGATACCAGAATCCCATTCTTCAGTAGATGGTTTTGCAGTAAGTTGGTTTGACTTTGACATAGGTGTGGCAACATTATTACCCACTGCTTCAGCCGGTTTCTGTGAGGAAGCAGAGACGCTAGCAGACACGATACCAGAATCCCATTCTTCAGTAGATGGTTTTGCAGCTGGTGAACTTCTACCACATCCATCAGCTATTTCGCGAAGTTGGACTCCACCAACCACTGGACTAGAGGCACTGCTCCACTTATGGCCTGATTCCTGAACAGGAAGACTTGACGGAACAGATTCTTTATTTTCAGCTGCATGCCCACCTTGAGTTTCACGGTCTGAAATAGGGGTCGGACTTGGCAAATCATGATTATCTGAACCACAAACAGGAATAACAGAACTCAACAAAAGCAGTTTCTCAGCGGCCTGAGCTTCAAGTTCACCATAGCTTGTCTCTGGAGTAGGACTAGGTAAGTCTGGAAGACTCATGTTTCCTTTCTGTTCAAATGAATCACTTGATTTGGTAGCTGAAGCAAATCTAGATCCAGAATCCAGGTTAATTGTATATCTATTACTGGTAAAGGATCCCGGGTTCTGCCCCAAAGACGAGCCTAAATTCCGGCTGTTAGACTGTGTATTATGACCACAGCCATCATTTATCTGGCACATTGCGCTTCCACGTGAATTCTGAGTTCCATGATCTGTAGCAGGACGACAATTATCATTTGCATTTCCTCTTTCCTGACGTGGAAGAGCTAAAATCACCTCCCGCTGACTAGATGAAGGGACAGGGCTCGGCAATTGGGGTTTGTCAGAACAAGAACTATTTCCCTTCAATGAATCCAAGCATTGTGGAAAAGAAGGGGATAACCCATTCATCCTCGTAAACTCTGTGTTACCGTTTGAATGATAATTTGCTTTGTGGGGGTGCCCAGGTGCCTCTCTTTTTCCACATTCTCCCCCTGAGCCAGTAGCAGTCTCAGACCACCTAACACTAGCTCTACTATCCGAGGCAACTGGTTCCCATGACTGGCTTGATGTCTTACCATGCACTTGAGGTTCTTTATGGAAAAGCCCCTTTAACGCATTCGTTAAAAGTATCGAGTCATCATGCTCATGATTTGTCCATATCCTCATTTCAGGAGGAAAAAGCCCTGATGTATTCCATTTCCTCAACTGCATAACGGAAAATGGTCCTTGTATTCTACCAGCAGGGTCTCGGTAATGCCACAGTTTGTCAGTTTCAATACTGTTAGCGGATGATGAGTTCACCGGAGAGAGACTAGCAATTGAAGTTTCAGATCCAGACCTATCAACAGCCTGTTCAGCAGTAAGTCGATTTCCTAGCTTGTCCAAGATATTAGATCCACAAGCTTCTCTTTTCTCACTCATTCTACATCGAGCCATGACAGATCCCTCTTCTTTAGCTGGATAAACACAAGAAAACCCTTTAGTTAGCTGACGCTAAACCAACTTTTGAAGGACTTCATAGTACAATCTTCATCTTACCTAGACTTCCTGAAGACATAAATTTTTCATCCCTTCTACTAATTCTAGTGCATCTTGGTGCCAGATATTCAACTGCATTATATTCCATCAGCAATAAGCAACCATTTTATTTCTTCCTCACCCCCCATCCCCCACCCCCCATCCcacaaataaaaagagaaaaaagtttAGCAACACCCACAGAGTTACTGGAAACAAAAAGATATAAACCTTTTCTCTTGTAATTGGATCCTCCATCATCTCCTTCGGATTCATAATCTGGGTCCATCATTGGATCAGCATGCACTTCTGGAATTTCCAGTAGCCTCCGCTGGCGCTCCTCAGGTGTCTTCAGAAGCTCTAACTTCTCTATACATTCTCTGAGCGTGGAATTGTCAAGGAAGTCCTCATGCTCAAGGTCAATGTTCTCCAGTTAATGAATACAcaaaatgaaaaatttataaatatcaAATGGTGCCTCAGCTTTTTCAGTTGAGGCATCAAATCTGATTTTGGCATGTTAAGAACTATTAATGTAAATTGCTTCGACAAAGGATATTCTTTCTTGTGCCCCTTCTCACTTGCTCTATCACGAAGATGATTGAGGCGCAATATCTCTGCTTCCAGGGactgtattttaaaataaataagcaCAAGCACATCAAAAGCACCATATTTATAACAATCTTTAATGCAAAAATGTAACAGTTCCGCGATAGCAGCTAACAATTTGTAATGTTCTGAGGAAGAGCAGCATATACTTATGGAGTTCACACTATAATGCATGATCAGTTACCATCTCATCGCAGTTAATCTCTCTACattttccttttttcctttttggTGTGGTACCTTCTTGAAACCTTCGACTCAAAGGTCATGAACAAAATAAAGGGCACTAAACAAAAGGGACCTCTTGACAGATAActaatttttatatttactttTTATATTCCAATTTACTTTATTCTGTATGTTTGAATTTCTACGCAGGACGTATATTCACCTCCAATGCCAAGAACAGTATGAAATGTTACAATTGTATTACACTTTTTCCTTGATATAtccttttcttttatttggtCAACCCCATCCATCACCCCTCATTTAGAGCCAACAGTGTTTTCCAACATTTTCCCTTAGGTGACTTGAATTTCCTACTCTTGGTTGGAAATGGAATGCTCTTACCACTAGAAGATCGCTTTTGTCAAATTTGTTCGTATAACATATTTGCATCAAGTTATGCCTATTTTACAtattctatattattattatattaaatgtatatatctACCAATATCTAACATGATTACTACTCAAACTTCTCTTATAAATTTGCTGATCAAAGGTCGAGGACTAGAAAGGGAAGAATATCTATAAGCTCAAAGAAAAGGTGTCTtccaattaatttaaataatcCTCCAATTGAGAGTGCATCAAGTCATCAGTAACCTGCCTTTCTGCAAGACTCTTTGTTCTACTGAGTTCAGAATAACAAAGATAACTGGTACCCTCAGATTCAGACTACTATATCTACTTTATGAAGAACAAGCCATCCATTCCACAAGAAGAAAAGCACGGTGGTTTTTTGCAGCAGATGCAGAAGAGGTAGTACCAATTTATATTAACCAGCAGAGAATGTGCTTGCCAATTCTAAGAAAGATATGATTCAAAATGTTATATTAGTTCTCTATCCTTTCATATATTCTCGCAGCAGAAGTCTCACAGGCACCTCTCATGAATTTTATAATAAGGGGATCTTTGCCATAATGAGATACTAATGAACAGGGTGAAAATAGAACAGGACCTAGAAATACAGAACTGTTGAAAGATAGAGTCAGGTCATACAAGTTTTAAGGAAAGATTAGTAAATTAGCTTCAGGAGATGAGAAGCCAAAATCACTATTAAGAGAAATGAACAGCAAAGCAATTGACATACATCATTGAGTTTTACTGCCCGGAGTTCCATAGCTTTCTTCTGTATCTCACCCTGCATTAAAGGGTCATTTAAATTAGAAAATTTTCGTTTACCATAGCAAAAATTTTAATACTCAGGTTTGAACACTTACTACAGTAAGCCGTTTCACAAGCCCACATTTTATACTCTGACGCAGTCTTCTGCATTCATCCTGAAATGACAAAATTAAGCAATCACATAAGGCCCACAAAATCATGCTGAAACAACTGGAAACCTAGACCCTTGAAAAGGTGAAACTTTCTGTGTAAAGGGCTGCCAGAACTAGAAGTGGAAACTTTTTTATGATAGAATAGCAATTTCTGTACAATTTATGTAAAATGTGAAATAAGCTTTACCCATAATGCACCTGAATTTCATCGTCGGCAGCTGACAAAATAAACTCGGCTTGCCACTCATAGCAATGTTACAGAAGACAAAAGGaaagaaacaaaatataaaacgaAACAAGAAAAAAACAGATTTCCTTCATATAGGCCACTTCAGCACAAAATTCAAGTCTAATAAGAAATCTCTAGACCTTCCAAAGCAAAAAACAAGGGTGCTGATTCATTCATGGGGCAATCTTTGGTCAAGCCACTCTCCTCAGAGATGCGTGCAATATTTATTACATAAAGAATCTCATGACCCCATGCTGATTGACTAGATTCACCATCGAGCAAGAAAAGCTGGCAGACCATTCCCAGGTTGTAGAACAGCAGAAGATAAGAAAGACAGCATATATGGCGCATGTCGTACCAAAAACCACCAAAATGGCACCATATCATGGCATGTGTCAATGTCAGACAGACCGCTTGCAATGGTAAGTGATAACAAGAGGCTGATTGGTATTCCATCAATACAACCATCTCGAACTAGCTCATCCCCTCAATGCAACCAAATTTAGTTTTTTACATCCACGATACATGTATCAGTACCAGACAGACAGCTTGAATGGGTAAGACGGGTAAAAGGTGATACCAAGAGGCTGATTGGTCTAAAAATACACCCACCTCCAACCCAGCCCTCTTCCCTCGATGCAACTAACAAACCCACTTAATTTTTCGAATTCACATCTAATACTTGTTGGGTAAATTTTGAAGTGATTTATTTATGAAAGCTGCATCTGAAAAAACTCTCTCTCAACTCACAATCATACGCCGAATACCTAGGACCAGATGGAACGTACTCAACGCTGCTCATGATCCCCTTACAATTCCATCCTCAAGTTCCCAGTATTACGATCTCATCTCAAATCTGAGTGCATCCTATATTCACGTTAAATGGACTAATTCACAAAAATTATACTTGCTACATGCAAAACTGCCCGGGCCTGTGTGAGCTAAATGTTCCTTCAGTCTTAGCTTACATGGTATATATTTCATCTATAGGATGCCAATACAGCTGTTGTTTGTGCTACATTACTTAAAGTAAAAAGTACTAGCACGGCCTAAAGTGAAAATGAGCAGCCCAAGAAAAACACTACAAAAGATTGAGCTACAATACAGAACAATAAAGATGAATATCACCTTATCTCCTGCAATATGTACTGGTAAGCAAGATGTCTTTAACAATGCCATAGTAAGAGGAAGCAATTCACAAATAGATGAACAAGGAAACGTGTTGTATCTTAATTACCTCACAGAAATCTTGATTTGAAATAGAATCAATGGATAAGGCTTCTTTCTTGTCTAAGTTCAATACTTCAAGTAATACATCAACTGTCTTGTCTCTAATCTTATATGGTTCAGATGACTTACTTGTACCTGCATTAAAGGAACTATAAGCTCCATAAACTAGAACATGATTATATTACATACTGTGGTTAAAAAGCTTCATGATCAATTTGTACCTACAACATGGACAAGCCTGTAGATTTCCTGCTTCTGATCGTTGCCAGGTATTCTTATGCG containing:
- the LOC104096032 gene encoding uncharacterized protein isoform X2; protein product: MAWTRRNCWVFITKASRGSEAAEKELDLAKAIDAMTSSMEKTLDNVSKQEKREEYEHECREKLSVADMQSRSGVENTTNIENYQEKSKKPSSIEQVHLESVGGVDEKPVEEASTLEYSRKLTVLYQLFSACLAQTPEESKKYTRRRRGYDARHRVALRLLATWFDIKWIKVEAIETTVACSAMALLKEEESKEQSRSPKSSWAKWKRRGIIGAAAVTGGTLLAVTGGLAAPAIAAGFGALAPTLGALVPVIGASGFAAVASAAGSVAGSVAVAASFGAAGAGLTGSKMARRTGDVDEFEFKAIGENHNQGRLGVEVLISGLVFKEEDFVRPWEGQYDNSERYVLQWESKNLIAVSTAIQDWLTSRLAMELMKRGAMMTVLKTLLAAFALPATLLAMTDFIDSKWTIAVDRSDKAGKLLAEVLQKGLQGHRPVTLVGFSLGARVIFKCLQILAESESNSGLVERVVLLGAPIAIKDMNWEAARKVVAGRFVNAYSTNDWMLGIAFRASLLTRGLAGIQPVDVPGIENVDVTELIDGHSSYLWATQKILDLLELDAYYPVVLGRVAL
- the LOC104096032 gene encoding uncharacterized protein isoform X1, with translation MSSSTLTPMQRYAAGALFGLALHQAQIHQTSPLGFPSDEDDRISNSSSSDSVSEGPQLWVNESCGLLRPLFQFLEIDKKAWPGLEETAGSSSPKHHVGAFLRSLSVSEEGGDTFSEAAEKELDLAKAIDAMTSSMEKTLDNVSKQEKREEYEHECREKLSVADMQSRSGVENTTNIENYQEKSKKPSSIEQVHLESVGGVDEKPVEEASTLEYSRKLTVLYQLFSACLAQTPEESKKYTRRRRGYDARHRVALRLLATWFDIKWIKVEAIETTVACSAMALLKEEESKEQSRSPKSSWAKWKRRGIIGAAAVTGGTLLAVTGGLAAPAIAAGFGALAPTLGALVPVIGASGFAAVASAAGSVAGSVAVAASFGAAGAGLTGSKMARRTGDVDEFEFKAIGENHNQGRLGVEVLISGLVFKEEDFVRPWEGQYDNSERYVLQWESKNLIAVSTAIQDWLTSRLAMELMKRGAMMTVLKTLLAAFALPATLLAMTDFIDSKWTIAVDRSDKAGKLLAEVLQKGLQGHRPVTLVGFSLGARVIFKCLQILAESESNSGLVERVVLLGAPIAIKDMNWEAARKVVAGRFVNAYSTNDWMLGIAFRASLLTRGLAGIQPVDVPGIENVDVTELIDGHSSYLWATQKILDLLELDAYYPVVLGRVAL
- the LOC104096031 gene encoding zinc finger CCCH domain-containing protein 44-like, with the translated sequence MDGGNSSSELYRPCVQQAHSLSFDGSTVTSMGLQGSEQYSSVQYMGDFQLVGVPAAVTVGSPTTVAVDGRTSVANVIGDGVEKRKRGRPPRNHTTVAKPPPPKKPREEDEDVCFICFDGGSLVLCDRKGCPKAYHPACIKRDEAFFRSKAKWNCGWHICSVCQKASHYLCYTCTYSLCKACTKNADYLCVRGNKGFCSTCMRTIMLIENKDQANKEMVQVDFDDKSSWEYLFKVYWVILKEKLSLTLDELLQAKNPWKESDAVHGKRQLMPCGHYVANDGKSIAGKSFDYIEQKKPIEPLELSKKDPPTAEIRAVSDSGNMSILSSTPLLELTKPVQELKVQNEDCLRSKRESTVAETSLNGCMEWASKELLDFVAHMKDGDTCAISQFDVQALLLDYIKRNNLRDPRRKSQIICDLRLKSLFGKPRVGHIEMLKLLEFHFLIKEESKKSAFIPAGIVGTMTSHVEPDDSNDIPSSKKRKTRKNGEVKMTQINLDEYAAIDAHNINFIYLRRDLMETLAEDVEKFHDRVIGSVVRIRIPGNDQKQEIYRLVHVVGTSKSSEPYKIRDKTVDVLLEVLNLDKKEALSIDSISNQDFCEDECRRLRQSIKCGLVKRLTVGEIQKKAMELRAVKLNDSLEAEILRLNHLRDRASEKGHKKELRECIEKLELLKTPEERQRRLLEIPEVHADPMMDPDYESEGDDGGSNYKRKVEYLAPRCTRISRRDEKFMSSGSLAKEEGSVMARCRMSEKREACGSNILDKLGNRLTAEQAVDRSGSETSIASLSPVNSSSANSIETDKLWHYRDPAGRIQGPFSVMQLRKWNTSGLFPPEMRIWTNHEHDDSILLTNALKGLFHKEPQVHGKTSSQSWEPVASDSRASVRWSETATGSGGECGKREAPGHPHKANYHSNGNTEFTRMNGLSPSFPQCLDSLKGNSSCSDKPQLPSPVPSSSQREVILALPRQERGNANDNCRPATDHGTQNSRGSAMCQINDGCGHNTQSNSRNLGSSLGQNPGSFTSNRYTINLDSGSRFASATKSSDSFEQKGNMSLPDLPSPTPETSYGELEAQAAEKLLLLSSVIPVCGSDNHDLPSPTPISDRETQGGHAAENKESVPSSLPVQESGHKWSSASSPVVGGVQLREIADGCGRSSPAAKPSTEEWDSGIVSASVSASSQKPAEAVGNNVATPMSKSNQLTAKPSTEEWDSGIVSSSSLKPAEAVGNHVASPTSNADQLTAKPSTEEWDSGLVSVSSAKPAEAVGDHVATPTSNAGQLNHTSPSHTVSNFFGEPIEFSTLAEESVSDLLAEVDAMESQNQNNMGSPTSAMRCGEEMIPGCRNDCFSPIEELSPTHDPVRSDALSSTGDLQLPCQSTVTDETVGASRADAFDPLRRSGGNSSTSSEGETKSADVLFSQGDAGSNIPCTISQTTAFSAMGRNTGLEGMTSGRGAAPGNPIWGGPVQGYANVGFNSSMGAAWGNSHMNRGAPFTGNAVWDSQRRYAGERSGGPREWALQGGESGFGRGRSSWNRQQPYGGGGYSRPPPKGQRICKFYESGRCKKGSSCDYLHP